The stretch of DNA CCAACTGCTCGTCGCGGATGAAGCGCGAATGCCAGCCGGGTGAATAGGAGAAGGCCAGATCGACGAGATGGTACGCGGCGTGATTCACGATGCTGCCGGTGTTGTTGAAGTCGTTGCGGTCGCCGACGAAGTTGTAGATTACCGCCGCGGCCGTCCGGTCATGGTCAAGAATCAGATCGCGATGCGTGTATTGAGCACTCGCGGCCGCCGAGTATTTGGGGACGCGCACCGGCGTGCGGCTAAACAGCGGCGGCGCGTGCCGCTGATCGAGATAGGTGAAGCTGCCGCTCAGATCGAGTTCCTTGAGCGGGCGCCAGTTGGGCACAAACTCGACCCCCTGGGTATCGACGCGCCCGACGTTACCCTCCGTGAAGCCGAACGGGCAGCTCACCGCGTTAAAAGGACAGAGGACCGTAACGATGTCGCTATGCACCCGCCGCGCGAAGTAGGTCGTGGTGACCGACAGCTTCTCGCCGAAAGTCTTGGTGACGCCGCCGTCGTATTCGCTCGAGAGCTCCGGTCCGAGGCTCGGATTGCCGAAGCCGGGAAAGAACAATTCGTCGAAGGCCGGCGCGCGAAAACCCTCGGCATAGTTGGCGCGCAACGTCAGACCGTATTGGTTAAAGGGGAGCGCGACCGACCAGTCCGGACTGACTTCCTTGCCGAAATCGCTGTTGCCGTCCACGCGGAACCCGCCGGTAAGAATCAGGTGATCCTTGAACAGCCGCGCTTCCTGCTCGACGTAGCCTGCGTACTCTTGCCGCCGGGCGTTGAAGACCGTCAGCGAGCGGAACAAGGGCGGCGGCGCGAAGCTGACAAAATCGTCCTGCGAATGGACCCAGCGGTCGAGGAAGTCGAAACCGACCAGCGTGCGCAGCCCGAACGGCTCCTGATAAACCGCGTCAAGGTTGCCCCCGCGGGTCTCGTCAGGGATGTGCGTGGTGTCTTCAATCGGGCTTCCCGCAAAGGGGACTTCGTTCTCGCGCAATTCGTCGCGGACGTAGAAGGCGCTCAGCCGCGTGCTCAGCCGCTCCGAGAACTGATGGTCGATCTCGCCCTTGAAGAGCATGAACTCGTTGCGCTGATGGGCGTTGGGGTTGAGCGGGATGCCGGAGGCGATCGAATTGCTGACGAGGCTGACATTGGCGCGAATATAGCGCGCGAAACCCCGAATCGTCGTATTTTCGTCGAGATGATAATCGAGGCGCAGCGCACCGGCGAGATTATCCGAGCTGTCGTTGATCGGACGAAAGCCGTTGGTCGAGAAGTAAGAGACCGCGCCGGAGTAGGCGAGCCGGCCTTCGGCTCCGCTGAACGTCCCGACCTGGTTGACGCTCGAGCTATTGCCGCCCTCCGACAAGAGCGAGAATTGCGGCGGTCCCGAGCCTTCGCGGCTGATCAGATTAATCACGCCGCCGATCGCCTGTGAGCCGTACAGCGCGCCACCGGCGCCGCGCAAAACCTCGATCTGATTGAGATCGCCGGTAGTGAGCCGGCTGAGATCGAACGACGAAGTTGCCGAGTCGTTGACCGGAACGCCATCGATCATGATCAGCGTCTGCGAAGGATCGGCGCCGCGAATAAAGACTTCGGCCAGCGTGCCCGGCGAACCGCTTTGTACGACTTGCACGCCCGGGACCTGGGCGAGCGCATCGATCGCGCTACGCGCCTGTTGGGTCTCGATCTCTTGGGCGTCAACGACCGAGACGGTCGTGCCGGCTTGACCCAGTGGTTCGGGAAGCCGCGTGGGCGTGACGACGATCGTCATTGCGGGCAGCTTCGCGGGGGACTGCTTCGCATTGGCGTCGGCCGTAGGAGATAGAGGCGTTGTGCCCGGACTTTTGGTCGCGACGTGAGCTGGCGCCGCCGCTCCCACGGCCACTGGCGTCGAGGGCGAAGCAGCCGAAACGGTTACGGCCGTCGCGGGCTCAGTACTATCGGCGGCGTCCACCCGGACCGTCGTAACGATCGCGAAAACCCAGAACGCACCGAGCCAACAGAGAACTTGACGCATAACCACCCTCGTGGCGCGATCGTCTCGCGCAGAGAGTGGTCGTCATCGAACCGTCAGATTAGACCGGAACGACGGGCATCCCGCCGACCAGCGGCAGGACGCCCCGCGACCCTCCCCCGCGGAAGGCAACCGCAAAGTCGTCCGGCCGGTCTCCTGGCTTGGGGTTCTCACTCGGGCCCGCCTTCCCGCCGCAGCAGTGGCATGATGGGCCGTCGTCCCCCGATACAGTTGCGGGGCAGCGCCGGATTCGCACCGGCTTCCCGTACACCGAACGCGACCGAGATAGTTATGCGCGAAGCGGAACGAAGTCAATCGCTGCGGCGGCGCTGTCGCCAAGTGTTATGGGCGCAGCGCGCGCATCACGCGCTTGACCGCGCTCGCGCGATCTTCGCCGACCGGATTGACGAAAACGATCGCCCAGCCGACGCCGGGCGCGGTCAGCTCGCTGAGCCGCTCGCGGATGCGCGCCTCCGGACCGACCAGCAGCGTCGCGTCGATCATCGGATCGCTGACCGCGGCGATTGCGGCTTTGCCGTCGCGGCCGGCGGTGCGAATACCCGCCATCTCGCGCTCGAAGCCGGCGTGGACGAACATATTGCCGTAGAAGCGCATCGCGCCGTAGCGTGAGAGCAGCGTCCGCGCTGGACGCCGCGCCGCCTCGAGGTCGTCCGAGATGAAGGCGGTCGCAAACAGTGTAGTTTCAATCTCGCGCGGATCGCGGCCGGCCT from Candidatus Binataceae bacterium encodes:
- a CDS encoding TonB-dependent receptor — its product is MRQVLCWLGAFWVFAIVTTVRVDAADSTEPATAVTVSAASPSTPVAVGAAAPAHVATKSPGTTPLSPTADANAKQSPAKLPAMTIVVTPTRLPEPLGQAGTTVSVVDAQEIETQQARSAIDALAQVPGVQVVQSGSPGTLAEVFIRGADPSQTLIMIDGVPVNDSATSSFDLSRLTTGDLNQIEVLRGAGGALYGSQAIGGVINLISREGSGPPQFSLLSEGGNSSSVNQVGTFSGAEGRLAYSGAVSYFSTNGFRPINDSSDNLAGALRLDYHLDENTTIRGFARYIRANVSLVSNSIASGIPLNPNAHQRNEFMLFKGEIDHQFSERLSTRLSAFYVRDELRENEVPFAGSPIEDTTHIPDETRGGNLDAVYQEPFGLRTLVGFDFLDRWVHSQDDFVSFAPPPLFRSLTVFNARRQEYAGYVEQEARLFKDHLILTGGFRVDGNSDFGKEVSPDWSVALPFNQYGLTLRANYAEGFRAPAFDELFFPGFGNPSLGPELSSEYDGGVTKTFGEKLSVTTTYFARRVHSDIVTVLCPFNAVSCPFGFTEGNVGRVDTQGVEFVPNWRPLKELDLSGSFTYLDQRHAPPLFSRTPVRVPKYSAAASAQYTHRDLILDHDRTAAAVIYNFVGDRNDFNNTGSIVNHAAYHLVDLAFSYSPGWHSRFIRDEQLVARIQNLLDRQYSQALGFPAPPLNFLAGVKLDFGAVNAAHPDAFR